The following is a genomic window from Bacteroidia bacterium.
GCCCGATTTCCGTCAGGACATCGCCGACTCGTGGCCCGATGCGGTGGACGACACGGCCGCCCGCGAGGACTGGGGCTGGAACCCCTCGTACGATCTCGACAGCATGACCAAGGACATGCTCGAGAAACTTTCCGCGCGTCATGCGGCAGGGTTGCTCTGAGCGAAGAGCTTAGAGCAAAGAGCTTAGAGCGAAGAGTCGCTTACCGACGCTGACTCCGGCAGATTGAAACTTGAGAGGGATGAGTTGTTAAGCTCATCCCTCTTCTATTCTGACGTATACCCGCCGCGTAGCTTCGATTTACGTTCCTTGCTTCCCGCTTCCCAATTAACGACCGTAATTCCGCTCACTACGCACACCGCTCTCGGCTCTCCGCTATTCGCTCTCCGCTCTACGCTCTCCTCCGCAGCGCGTAACGCAGCAGTACGCCGAGAGCGGCGAGGGCGAGCAAAGCGCACAGAATCACGAAACTCCAGTTCAGGCTGCGTGATTCCGCGCGCATGGAGTAATCGCCGATCATGATGGAGCCGATAAAATCCTTCCATTCGCACATCGAGCCTTTCACGATGCGGGAGTTCGTTGATTGCAGCATCCCGGGCATGCGCAGCCGCGTTGTATACGAATGCTCCATGATACTTTTGAGGTAAAACTTCTTTTCGTCAAACTTGCGGAGTTCATCCTCATTCGCGGCCAGCGCGGCTCTCGCCGCGGGCGTGGCGAGCAGGCCGCCGACGTTGTCCGGCAGAGTGGCTGACTGGCTTTCTTCCAAGGCGTCGATGCATTGCACGAAAAGCGTTTCTTTCATTGCGCGCAATCGCTCGATCGTTAGCTCCGGATATGTCACACGGCGAATACCTTTCTCCAATATGAGATAGAAGCTCTCGAAGAGATTGCGTTGCCGCCATAATTCGAAGTGATTCTCCGCATTTTCCAACATGAGACTGTCACTTCGACCGTGCTTGGCATCATCGTCGGTATCGGTGCGTTGCAACGCGTCGATTTCCTCCGGAGTCAGGAAGTCGCTAAGGGGAACGGCATTGAACGGATCGAAGCGCTTCCACGTCTCTTCATAGCTGTGAATGGTATAGAACCAGTCAAAACGATTTTCGTAACGTGCATGGACTTCCAGCCTGTTTCCACGCCCGCGCAGTTTCTTATTCATGGCATCGGCGTTTGCGAAGCGCTTTTCGGCGCGTACTCGCTCGCGCCCGTCCCCAAGCGCTTTCCTGCTGATTTTCCAACTCTCATCGAAATGGAAAGGGAACGGACCAGTCCTCACTTTCGTAGAGTCTCCGGTCATGCTGATTGCACGGACAAGCGATCCATCTTCATACGCGATGGTTGAAGTGGTGACTTCCAGGCAGCCACTGAACAGTGCGGTACAGCCAAGGCATAATGCAATGGCGAAGAGGCGGTGTAGCATGGTTTATGCTCCTTGGTGTTGAATGCGTAGCGTGAGCATCGGAGTGATATCGACGTCGGAGGATACACGATCAAAAATCACGTCTTCGATCTGTCGGCGGCATCGCGGATGCATTGCGGCGAAGCGGAGCAGCGATTCGGCTTCCACCCGTGAGATCTGCCGGCGTTGATCGAGCATCGTTGCTGTACCGGACGGGAGGCACAGACTGTCCAGCGAGGCGAGTTGGGCTGTCGTCGGATGGAGTTCGTAGCTGATGTCCACAGTGACAGGCGGCATGGCCGCGTCTGCGAGCGAGCGTGCCAACACCTCCACCCTGTTGTGAACAGTGATGAACTGCAACAGAAATCCTCCAGC
Proteins encoded in this region:
- a CDS encoding zf-HC2 domain-containing protein, which codes for MRCNTAQQLLHLHRNGERTDRQERRLARHLRGCPSCRESATGGMSEYDSLLNTVRQALPNADSEDAIVRSVLARITQQEQRRARERTHYSTAQSMFLPYAAAMLLVLIAGGFLLQFITVHNRVEVLARSLADAAMPPVTVDISYELHPTTAQLASLDSLCLPSGTATMLDQRRQISRVEAESLLRFAAMHPRCRRQIEDVIFDRVSSDVDITPMLTLRIQHQGA